A genomic region of Cryptococcus gattii WM276 chromosome F, complete sequence contains the following coding sequences:
- a CDS encoding uncharacterized protein (Similar to TIGR gene model, INSD accession AAW44077.1), producing MPPAAGHNIPPRLRQYHQSQIASNGVMPYQRHPPPRIPSTRSLHLSISLLIVAAIIVYAQKQSFMKGVLPPRVYSATETLPEKYAICGKEGKKVYTVPYEVEAVVERTAEWEKEAVGAVECVIVENDKVVDTGSLNKIRRKWAKDTLSKTTRDDLQIIHLSPGHTLTPGFTDSHGHPLVYGHAQQLPLHGCRSIEEVIAKVEDYVNHHSLEEGQWIEGLGWDQNLWKDKVFPTAEEFDKSDILRGLPISLARVDYHAEWVSTAILRLMDNIPDVEGGTVVRDSRGKPTGIFIDNAISLLTAIRPAWTDVDRERFFDIVVQDALSHGLTGAYDAMGLVSDQPFWRRMAEEGKLPIRFYSMLSCEGEDFCGDKVEPYYNFEKHYYMRGVKLFGDGALGSRGAALIDDYSDQPGWKGLMLKKEEVWGPLINQWYEAGWQVCLHTIGDRAAKVVLDAISSVAGLPDIRKARFRLEHAQIMTLEDLERAAKMGIIASVQPTHATSDMWYAEDRLGTERIRGAYAWRSYLNNSGHITLGSDFPVESIDPLKGFYAAVTRRSPEGKSPHGKGGWYPEQKLSRVEALRGFTVWGAYASFSEDYVGSLTPGKKFDAVIWDDDLLTVPEDEILDVKVKGVIVDGRLVWGTLG from the exons ATGCCACCAGCCGCAGGGCATAACATACCTCCCAGACTTAGACAGTATCATCAATCTCAGATAGCCAGCAATGGGGTCATGCCATATCAGCGGCATCCGCCTCCTCGGATCCCCTCCACTCGGTCCCTTCACCTCTCGATCTCTCTGCTGATTGTTGCTGCGATCATCGTCTATGCCCAGAAACAATCATTTATGAAGGGTGTGCTACCTCCCAGAGTGTACTCAGCGACAGAGACTTTGCCTGAAAAGTATGCAATCTGtggaaaggaaggaaagaaggtgTATACAGTGCCTTATGAAGTCGAAGCTGTCGTCGAAAGGACGGCAGAgtgggagaaggaagctgTAGGAGCAGTGGAATGTGTGATAGTGGAGAATGACAAGGTTGTTGACACGGGTAGCCTGA ATAAGATCAGGCGAAAGTGGGCCAAGGACACTTTGAGCAAGACAACACGGGATGATTTGCAGATCATTCACCTTTCCCCTGGGCATACTCTTACCCCT GGCTTCACAGACTCCCATGGTCATCCCTTGGTATACGGCCACGCCCAACAGCTCCCCTTGCACGGATGCAGGTCTATCGAGGAAGTCATAGCGAAGGTTGAAGATTACGTGAATCACCACTCATTAGAAGAGGGACAATGGATAGAAGGTCTGGGATGGGATCAAAATCTCTGGAAAGACAAAGTTTTCCCCACAGCC GAGGAATTTGACAAGTCAGACATCTTGAGAGGGTTACCTATAAGCTTGGCTAGGGTAGACTATCATGCTGAGTGGGTTTCGACCGCCATCCTTCGTTTGATGGATAACATTCCCGATGTCGAAGGTGGTACCGTTGTGCGCGATTCCCGAGGGAAACCAACCGGTATCTTT ATTGATAATGCCATTTCACTTCTTACTGCCATTCGGCCGGCCTGGACTGACGTCGATCGAGAACGGTTCTTCGATATTGTGGTACAGGATGCTTTGAGCCATGGATTGACGGGTGCATATGATGCCATGGGGCTGGTCAGCGATCAACCTTTCTGGCGAAGAATGGCAGAGGAGGGGAAACTGCCAATTCGTTTCTACTCTATG CTCTCTTGCGAAGGTGAAGATTTCTGTGGCGACAAGGTAGAGCCTTATTACAACTTTG AGAAACACTATTACATGCGTGGCGTCAAGCTCTTCGGGGATGGTGCATTAGGCTCCCGTGGTGCTGCCTTGATTGATGATTATAGTGATCAGCCGGGGTGGAAGGGATTGATgttgaagaaagaggaggtTTGGGGACCATTGATAAACCAATGGTATGAAGCT GGGTGGCAAGTC TGCTTGCACACCATAGGTGATCGCGCCGCCAAAGTAGTGCTCGATGCCATCTCGTCTGTTGCTGGTCTTCCTGACATTCGCAAGGCAAGATTCCGACTGGAGCATGCTCAGATTATGACGCTGGAGGATTTGGAACGTGCCGCTAAGATGGGCA TTATTGCGAGTGTACAACCAACCCATGCGACGAGTGAT ATGTGGTACGCTGAAGATCGTTTGGGCACAGAACGTATTAGAGGTGCCTACGCTTGGCGCTCATATCTCAA CAATTCAGGTCACATTACTCTAGGTTCCGACTTCCCTGTCGAATCCATTGACCCATTAAAAGGATTTTACGCCGCTGTAACTCGTAGATCACCGGAAGGCAAGTCTCCTCATGGTAAAGGAGGCTGGTACCCAGAACAAAAACTGAGTAGGGTCGAGGCCCTCAGGGGTTTCACCGTATGGG GAGCTTATGCTTCATTCTCAGAGGATTATGTTGGGTCCCTGACACCTGGAAAGAAATTTGATGCTGTGATATGGGATGATGACTTACTTACTGTGCCGGAGGATGAAATACTGGATGTAAAAGTCAAAGGGGTGATTGTGGATGGCAGATTAGTCTGGGGCACTCTGGGATGA
- a CDS encoding glutamine amidotransferase subunit DUG2 (Similar to TIGR gene model, INSD accession AAW44401.1): MSLSDTRVIPNLYDALASPLLSPQTLKQRTNPNSPPISTLASAIAPPVPLISSRLGPATSIIPVLPTGNTKMGADDLDGDISINLGTNPPIPRSLQPTQHPVPVDGAVQRTGKLSVKLFNESDSLTRERKGKMPVLSHLLTVGNGTVLSLAADKKYIYAGCQSAENEIAVFSRSSLQPLYRLLGHQGSVLALLIIEEKNWLVSSSSAGDVRIWSTETLDLLYIIHPCDDTSGDIYSLAWDERAGGTLYFGSQSCSIEWISFSDLCTSHHRKISGSAAGTVHVVPNGADSSSRPGPSQRSGRYKPHKFFDNPPENGCSGSSTPCSPFPSNTARKETFSKAELDQVSVNLLDQTRPATEIEVPAESRLAFAHYGYVYALHILSRPNGDRWLVSGSGDSDIKIWECHPSGGVTPIRQFDSLSGAVLSFAFRDDLLYAGLQAGEIAVWDLETGACIRTIEAHEEDVLAMSTLGGDVYTAAADGRVLRVNDEFDCTAAFKAHSGIVMSSTIVKSVKGDSWELITGGNDSYVKIWQVEAPKEALQSKNVMDMEYEGDVMLYALSKLVAVPTISDDSNRENCRQGAHLLKKILSQLGASSEVLSGEQGRNPLVLATFTGQDTGKPRKRLLFYGHYDVQPAAEERWTTKPWELSGRNGYLYGRGVTDNKGPIMAVACAAASLRQRRELDVDLVMIIEGEEEAGSRGFASTVRAHKADIGRIDAVLLSNSTWIDEEDPCVVFGMRGVVYANLSVESSEENLHNGVDGGATTEPMFDMIRVLGALSDAKGVKVPGFYDSVRPATDEEMSLLRDVSSACGRPLDELIRVWRQPSFSIASINSSGSGNKTVIPRKVSTDISMRIVPDQDLETIVEGLKQFCRETFQGLESPNKFEIQVTHTASWWLASLESPYFKALEASVQDVWGVKPLKIREGGTVPTVFWLEKEFGAPCVHLPLGQSSDAGHLANERMRLLNLRNGKRVIEAYLTRLASI; the protein is encoded by the exons ATGTCATTATCCGATACACGCGTAATCCCAAACCTATACGATGCTCTCgcatctcctcttctttctccaCAAACCCTCAAACAACGTACAAATCCAAACTCTCCACCTATTTCTACACTCGCCTCGGCCATCGCCCCCCCCGTACCGTTAATCTCTTCTCGCCTTGGCCCTGCAACGTCAATCATTCCGGTTCTACCAACTGGTAATACGAAAATGGGTGCCGATGACCTTGATGGTGATATCTCAATCAATTTGGGTACAAATCCTCCCATTCCTCGATCTCTCCAACCGACCCAACATCCTGTACCCGTGGACGGCGCGGTCCAACGTACCGGCAAACTCTCTGTTAAATTATTCAACGAATCAGATTCTTTGACACGTGAAAGAAAGGGGAAGATGCCGGTACTTTCGCACTTACTCACTGTGGGCAATGGCACCGTCCTAAGTTTAGCGGCAGATAAAAAATATATCTATGCTGGGTGTCAGAGCGCCGAAAATGAAATTGCT GTATTCTCAAGGTCAAGTCTTCAACCGTTATATCGCCTGCTCGGTCATCAAGGCAGTGTACTCGCTCTATTAATTATCGAGGAGAAAAATTGGCTTGTCAGTTCAAGTA GTGCCGGTGATGTCAGG ATATGGTCAACAGAAACTTTGGATCTGCTGTATATCATCCACCCATGCGACGACACTTCCGGAGATATCTACTCCCTGGCATGGGATGAACGCGCGGGGGGTACACTTTACTTCGGGTCCCAATCATGCTCCATCGAATGGATTAGCTTCAGCGATCTCTGTACTTCCCATCATCGCAAGATCTCAGGCTCAGCTGCGGGTACAGTCCACGTTGTACCCAACGGTGCTGACTCTTCTTCACGTCCTGGTCCATCTCAACGATCAGGCCGCTACAAACCTCACAAATTCTTTGATAACCCTCCGGAGAACGGTTGCAGCGGTTCCTCCACCCCTTGCTCCCCCTTCCCGTCCAATACCGCTCGAAAAGAGACTTTCTCCAAAGCCGAGTTAGATCAGGTCAGCGTTAATTTGCTTGATCAAACACGCCCAGCTACAGAGATCGAAGTTCCCGCCGAATCCCGCCTTGCCTTTGCCCATTACGGCTATGTCTACGCCTTACATATCCTCTCGAGACCTAATGGTGATAGGTGGCTTGTAAGCGGTAGCGGCGATTCCGACATCAAGATCTGGGAATGTCATCCATCAGGCGGTGTCACTCCCATCCGTCAATTCGATTCCCTTTCTGGTGCTGTGCTCTCGTTTGCGTTTCGCGATGATTTGCTTTATGCCGGTCTACAAGCAGGGGAAATTGCAGTGTGGGATCTCGAAACAGGTGCTTGTATACGTACGATTGAAGCGCACGAGGAGGATGTTCTCGCGATGAGCACACTGGGCGGCGATGTGTATACTGCCGCGGCCGATGGGAGAGTGTTGAGAGTGAATGACGAGTTTGATTGTACGGCGGCTTTCAAGGCACATAGTGGAATCGTGATGAGTAGCACGATCGTAAAAAGTGTAAAAGGAGATTCATGGGAGTTGATCACAGGCGGAAATGATTCTTATGTCAAG ATTTGGCAAGTGGAAGCACCTAAAGAAGCCTTACAGTCTAAAAATGTGATGGACATGGAGTATGAGGGTGATGTGATGCTCTATGCTTTGTCCAAACTTGTTGCGGTCCCGACTATTAGTGATGACTCCAATCGTGAAAA TTGCCGACAAGGCGCGCATTTATTGAAAAAGATCCTCTCCCAACTCGGCGCTTCTTCTGAAGTC CTCTCTGGAGAACAAGGAAGAAACCCTCTTGTTCTCGCTACTTTTACCGGCCAAGATACCGGCAAACCCAGAAAACGTCTTCTCTTCTACGGGCACTACGATGTCCAGCCTGCTGCTGAAGAACGCTGGACGACGAAACCTTGGGAATTGTCTGGTCGAAATGGCTATCTGTATGGCCGTGGTGTCACCGACAATAAGGGTCCCATCATGGCTGTCGCTTGCGCTGCCGCTTCCTTGAGACAGCGCCGTGAATTGGATGTTGATCTGGTCATGATCATtgaaggcgaagaagaagcaggcTCACGAGGATTTGCATCTACTGTCCGTGCGCACAAGGCTGATATCGGGCGTATCGATGCTGTGCTCTTGTCGAACTCGACTTGGATTGACGAGGAAGATCCTTGTGTGGTATTTGGCATGAGAGGTGTGGTGTACGCCAACCTATCGGTGGAGAGTAGTGAAGAGAACCTCCATAATGGTGTAGACGGTGGTGCCACCACTGAGCCGATGTTTGACATGATTAGAGTTTTGGGAGCATTGTCAGATGCCAAAGGAGTGAAAGTACCTGGATTCT ACGACTCGGTTCGACCTGCAACCGACGAAGAAATGTCTCTCCTCCGAGATGTTTCTTCTGCTTGTGGTCGTCCCCTCGACGAACTCATCCGAGTTTGGCGACAGCCTTCATTCTCCATTGCCAGTATCAACTCTTCAGGTTCTGGAAACAAGACCGTCATTCCGCGGAAAGTGTCGACAGACATCTCGATGCGAATTGTACCAGATCAAGATTTGGAGACTATCGTTGAAGGCCTCAAGCAGTTCTGTAGGGAAACTTTTCAGGGATTAGAATCGCCTAATAAGTTCGAG ATTCAAGTCACCCACACTGCCTCATGGTGGCTTGCCTCACTTGAATCGCCCTACTTCAAAGCTCTCGAAGCTTCAGTGCAAGACGTCTGGGGTGTCAAACCACTCAAGATTCGTGAAGGCGGTACGGTCCCTACCGTGTTCTGGCTGGAAAAGGAATTTGGAGCGCCTTGTGTACACTTGCCTTTGGGTCAAAGTTCGGATGCGGGCCATTTGGCGAATGAGAGGATGAGGCTTTTGAATTTGAG GAACGGTAAGAGGGTAATTGAAGCATATCTCACGAGGCTCGCAAGCATTTAA
- a CDS encoding Hypothetical Protein (Similar to TIGR gene model, INSD accession AAW44386.1) has translation MPKEAKLPSTTPPPSLFPQILPLLISRLTTSPVNLQILPVIETALHIQRHITLEPMSGVSASSLIPLQKLLELSTSHPTSIRVPAIIDAILAHPIHSPVISQIISNVLNESPDSIEIWRIDVLPELINRTKTGGQKDVVLAVRLMLGMIRTHDELIALALEVSEDVLRGLNVAYSKLGDGDSKTPTEVSEEIRLGAMGDVLMICRELVTRVGMEGAAGDAMLRFLGEKESAAMGVMQGKDLRGDCEALWGKNGRKFSPDSVIIGKLQKRRDDFAKLDPRVMSILAIFPKIPPHLLLSALSHPQFSSIPAGSKASPGELAEPLLTCILNHGEGLPEELGELKAVVGKVGDAQTAGEVSDERREEKKKFERRNIFTAEDLDVSKLRLKDNESPLPELQSVIPQNIRDSIQRLISLQASEEEERRQALADSNLFLSDDESDMDDSGEIPLQVRVSGGDTEDTAPVDSDGETVKVSRRNQQNQTNGMPDKERYEILRTLYLDDPGLFDRDGVTRRSDGRKKMREMLGWDDGQIEGWRVMLERDPQKDAILEAHRDRMARKGTSFSGRNTRNNRNNNRARQPSPDGTVTSMDTGHGSNSHGNSGGRGGRGRQNKGGRGHSNAARTRGHDRKMRQMGA, from the exons ATGCCTAAAGAAGCCAAACTCCCTTCTACAAcccctcctccctctcttttccctcaaatcctccctcttctcatcTCTCGCCTCACCACATCACCCGTCAATCTCCAAATCCTTCCAGTCATCGAAACAGCCCTCCACATTCAACGTCACATCACCCTTGAACCCATGTCAGGAGTCTCTGCCTCAAGCCTGATCCCACTTCAAAAACTACTCGAACTCTCCACATCCCATCCTACCTCAATCCGGGTACCCGCCATCATTGATGCTATCCTCGCTCACCCTATCCATTCGCCTGTCATCTCGCAAATCATTTCCAACGTTCTCAACGAGTCGCCGGACAGTATCGAAATTTGGCGGATTGATGTGTTGCCCGAATTGATCAATCGGACAAAAACCGGTGGTCAGAAGGACGTTGTGCTTGCAGTCAGATTGATGCTCGGTATGATTCGCACGCATGACGAACTCATCGCTCTTGCTCTTGAAGTATCAGAAGATGTGCTTCGCGGTCTGAACGTGGCATACTCTAAACTGGGGGATGGTGACAGTAAGACCCCGACTGAGGTGTCTGAGGAAATCCGACTAGGCGCGATGGGGGATGTACTCATGATTTGTAGAGAGCTCGTCACCCGAGTCGGGATGGAAGGTGCAGCAGGAGATGCCATGTTACGCTTCCTaggggaaaaggaaagtGCGGCAATGGGGGTAATGCAGGGGAAGGATCTGAGAGGGGACTGTGAAGCTCTTTGGGGAAAGAACGGACGAAAGTTTAGCCCGGATAGTGTGATCATTGGAAAGTTGCAAAAAAGGCGGGACGACTTTGCCAAACTTGACCCAAGGGTAATGTCTATACTCGCTATTTTCCCCAAGATCCCACCACACCTTTTACTCTCCGCCCTGTCACATCCCCAATTTTCATCAATCCCGGCTGGATCTAAAGCCTCCCCCGGCGAACTGGCCGAACCTTTATTGACGTGCATATTGAATCATGGTGAAGGTTTACCAGAGGAGCTTGGAGAATTGAAAGCGGTGGTGGGCAAGGTGGGTGATGCGCAGACTGCTGGCGAGGTATCggatgaaagaagagaggagaagaagaagtttgAGAGAAGGAACATCTTTACCGCTGAAGATCTCGATGTCAGCAAGTTACGACTGAAAGATAACGAGAG TCCGCTTCCCGAACTTCAATCTGTTATCCCGCAAAACATCCGCGACTCCATCCAACGTCTCATCTCCCTCCAAGCAtccgaagaagaagaacgCCGTCAAGCCTTGGCCGATTCCAACCTGTTCTTATCAGACGATGAATCTGATATGGATGATTCTGGTGAGATCCCGCTCCAAGTCCGTGTTTCAGGCGGCGATACCGAAGATACCGCGCCGGTGGATAGTGATGGTGAAACCGTGAAAGTGTCAAGAAGGAATCAGCAAAACCAGACAAATGGAATGCCAGATAAGGAAAGATACGAGATTTTGCGCACATTGTATCTGGATGATCCGGGGTTGTTTGATCGAGATGGTGTGACGAGAAGGAGTGATGGGAGAAAGAAAATGAGGGAAATGCTTGGATGGGATGATGGGCAAATTGAAGGGTGGAGAGTCATGCTTGAAAGAGAC CCTCAAAAAGATGCTATCCTTGAAGCGCATCGTGATAGGATGGCACGTAAAGGTACATCATTTTCCGGCCGTAACACCCGTAACAATCGTAACAATAACCGTGCACGACAACCATCCCCCGATGGCACGGTCACAAGCATGGATACGGGCCACGGCAGCAACAGTCATGGTAATAGCGGTGGAaggggagggagaggaaggcAAAATAAAGGGGGTAGAGGCCATTCGAATGCTGCAAGGACGAGGGGGCATGATCGGAAGATGCGTCAGATGGGGGCATGA
- a CDS encoding ribosomal protein S2, putative (Similar to TIGR gene model, INSD accession AAW44384.1), translating into MAERGGFGRGRGGAGGRGRRGPRRGGKKEEDKEWVPVTKLGRLVKDGKIKSMEEIYLFSLPVKEFQIVDLFLPALKDEVMKIMPVQKQTSAGQRTRFKAFVAVGDFDGHVGLGIKTAKEVATAIRGAIISAKLSIVPVRRGYWGSHIAEPHTVPCKVSGKSGSVMCRLIPAPRGTGIVAAPASKRMLQMAGIQDCYTQSKGCTATQGNFLKATMAALAKTYQFQSPDLWNVIAPGLTPYDEHSAWLAIAAKKAANY; encoded by the exons ATGGCTGAGCGAGGCGGTTTCGGACGTGGTCGTGGCGGTGCCGGTGGCCGAGGCAGGAGGGGTCCCCGACGAGGCGGtaagaaggaggaggacaAGGAATG GGTCCCCGTTACCAAGCTCGGTCGATTGGTGAAGGACGGCAAGATCAAGTCCATGGAGGAGATCTacctcttctctctccccGTCAAGGAGTTCCAGATCGTCGACCTTTTCCTTCCCGCCCTCAAGGACGAGGTCATGAAGATCATGCCCGTCCAGAAGCAAACTTCTGCCGGTCAGAGGACCAGGTTCAAGGCTTTCGTTGCCGTTGGTGACTTTGACGGCCACGTTGGTCTCGGTATCAAGACCGCCAAGGAGGTTGCTACCGCCATCCGAGGTGCCATCATTTCTGCCAAGCTCTCTATCGTTCCCGTCCGAAGGGGTTACTGGGGTTCTCACATTGCTGAGCCTCACACCGTTCCTTGCAAGGTCTCTGGCAAGAGCGGTTCCGTTATGTGCCGATTGATCCCTGCCC CCCGAGGTACCGGTATCGTTGCCGCCCCCGCTTCCAAGCGAATGCTCCAGATGGCTGGTATCCAGGACTGTTACA CCCAGTCCAAGGGTTGTACCGCTACCCAGGGTAACTTCTTGAAGGCTACCATGGCTGCCCTCGCCAAGACCTACCAGTTCCAGTCCCCCGATCTCTGGAACGTTATCGCTCCTGGTCTTACTCCTTACGACGAGCACTCTGCTTGGTTGGCTATCGCCGCCAAGAAGGCCGCCAACTACTAA
- a CDS encoding Rho small monomeric GTPase, putative (Similar to TIGR gene model, INSD accession AAW44402.1) — translation MSSSPNNRAVRRKLVIVGDGAAGKTSLLNVFAVGHFPESYEPTVFDNYVTEIELDGKPVQLALWDTAGQEEYERLRPLSYSKAHVILIAFAVDTPDSLENVTQKWIEEVRSICGKAIPVILVACKTDLRDKAIANGTFSPERFTDRATGQRIADSIGAKGYFETSALQNKNVDAVFEAATRAAVLVRDAGHGGVGASNGSFDGGGRKDWGREKEEKKFGCCVIA, via the exons ATGTCTTCAAGTCCCAACAACCGTGCA GTTAGGAGAAAGCTCGTCATCGTTGGGGATGGTGCAGCAGGAAAGACCTCGTTGCTCAACGTGTTTGCAGTCGGTCACTTCCCAGAGAGTTAT GAACCGACGGTGTTCGACAACTACGTGACAGAGATTGAACTCGATGGGAAGCCTGTTCAATTGGCTTTGTGGGATACTGC CGGTCAAGAAGAATATGAAAGACTACGACCCCTCTCTTATTCCAAAGCGCACGTAATTCTCATCGCCTTTGCGGTAGATACACCGGACTCACTGGAGAATGTTACTCAAAAG TGGATAGAGGAAGTTAGGTCAATCTGTGGCAAAGCTATCCCTGTCATCCTTGTGGCATGCAAGACCGATCTCCGAGACAAGGCTATCGCGAACGGCACTTTCTCCCCTGAACGATTCACAGATCGTGCTACT GGTCAGAGAATAGCAGATTCCATCGGCGCAAAAGGATACTTTGAAACTTCAGCTCTGCAAAACAAAAATGTTGATGCCGTATTTGAAGCTGCTACGCGAGCAGCAGTCTTAGTCAGGGATGCTGGCCATGGCGGTGTGGGCGCCTCGAATGGGAGCTTTGATGGGGGGGGAAGAAAAGATTGGGGGcgggagaaggaagagaagaaatTTGGGTGTTGTGTCATTGCCTAA
- a CDS encoding Phosphatidylserine decarboxylase, putative (Similar to TIGR gene model, INSD accession AAW41372.1): MANSKPVPDEHRIHRLTDWSSRDRRHHHKFLNDTVEYVDQHPKPLHPVLKDFQDVVEKSTRLSMLFDLMFQQIPHNKEYLKDPSGQSNQVRDFRHLLQLLNHVISTAPRWTKGAESVGLVGVPVNALLDWPMGTNAGFCVFQDPTVNEHLKKILNVWGEFLSSPESGDALSDDETGWFGPVGLPSLEKVANVGKTSYTFDQFYKCDPSAKYFGFKSWDDFFTRHFREEVRPIASPDDDNVVANACESKVYKVGRNIHARDQFWVKGQPYSVLDILAFDDYAERFVGGTIYQAFLSALSYHRWHAPVSGTIKKAYVVQGTYYSEPPFVEFNVNQNADPNGETTSQEYLSATATRSIIFIDNPKIGLVAFLGIGMTEVSTCEITVKKGQQVKKGDQLGMFHFGGSTHCVLFEKGVNLEDFPKPSDHNVPVRSQLCVAK, encoded by the exons ATGGCAAACTCTAAACCAGTACCGGACGAACATCGCATCCACCGA TTGACCGATTGGAGCTCCCGTGATAGAAGACATCACCACAAGTTCCTCAATGACACCGTTGAATACGTAGATCAACACCCAAAGCCTTTGCACCCGGTACTCAAGGACTTCCAGGATGtggtggagaagagtaCTCGGCTGTCAATGCTTTTTGATTTAATGTTCCAACAG ATTCCTCATAACAAAGAGTACCTTAAAGACCCGTCGGGCCAGAGTAATCAAGTGCGCGACTTTAGACACCTGCTCCAGCTTCTCAACCACGTTATCAGTACAGCTCCTCGATGGACAAAAGGAGCTGAAAGTGTAGGGCTGGTGGGTGTGCCTGTTAACGCGCTGCTGGACTGGCCCATGGGTACGAATGCTGGGTTTTGCGTGTTCCAGGATCCTACAGTGAATGAGCAT ttgaagaagatccTCAACGTATGGGGTGAATTCTTGTCATCGCCCGAATCTGGGGACGCTCTCTCCGATGATGAGACAGGATGGTTCGGTCCTGTCGGGTTGCCTTCCCTCGAAAAGGTTGCCAATGTCGGCAAGACTTCTTACACCTTCGACCAATTCTATAAATGTGACCCCTCGGCGAAATATTTCGGCTTCAAGTCCTGGGATGACTTTTTTACTCGTCACTTCCGAGAAGAAGTTCGACCGATAGCTTCTCCCGATGATGACAATGTCGTGGCGAATGCCTGCGAGTCAAAGGTCTACAAGGTCGGCCGTAACATCCATGCTCGAGACCAGTTCTGGGTCAAGGGTCAACCATATTCTGTACTTGATATCCTCGCATTCGATGACTATGCTGAGCGTTTTGTTGGCGGCACCATTTATCAAGCTTTCTTGAGCGCCTTGTCGTATCACAGATGGCACGCTCCCGTCTCTGGGACTATCAAGAAAGCATATGTTGTGCAAGGGACATACTACAGCGAGCCTCCTTTCGTAGAATTTAACGTCAACCAGAACGCCGATCCTAATGGAGAGACGACTAGTCAGGAGTACTTGTCTGCCACCGCTACGAGGTCCATCATCTTTATTGATAACCCCAAGATTGGGTTGGTAGCGTTCTTGGGTATTGGAATGACAGAAGTGTCGACCTGTGAGATTACTGTGAAGAAGGGGCAACAAGTGAAGAAAGGTGATCAGCTTGG TATGTTCCATTTTGGTGGATCAACTCACTGTGTGTTGTTCGAAAAGGGTGTCAACTTGGAAGACTTCCCTAAACCCTCAGACCACAATGTCCCAGTCAGGAGTCAATTGTGTGTAGCCAAGTAA